A single region of the Streptomyces sp. NBC_00425 genome encodes:
- a CDS encoding zinc-dependent metalloprotease, protein MSDTPFGFGLPPEEPEDGDEGKKDPQSGGGQGPANPFGFGGLPGAGGFGAPGADNPLAAMFGSLNPNDLGAAFQQLGQMLSYEGGPVNWDMAKQIARQTVAQGTSDGVKDSSVGPSERTAVQEAVRLADLWLDDATSLPSGAASAVAWSRAEWVEATLPAWKELVDPVAERVGAAMGDVLPEEMQAMAGPLIGMMRSMGGAMFGSQIGQAVGVLAGEVVGSTDIGLPLGPAGRAALLPVNIEAFGKDLGVGKDEVRLYLALREAAHQRLFAHVPWLRSHLFGAVEGYARGIKVDTAKLEDVVGQFDPQNPEQLQDALQQGMFQPEDTPAQKAALARLETALALVEGWVDAVVHAAAKPRLSSADALRETLRRRRATGGPAEQTFATLIGLELRPRRLRDASRLWASLTDARGVDGRDALWAHPDMLPTASDLDDPDGFVHREQMDFSELDKMLGEAASGGGLGDGPSLRKDDDTDGGNDSRGDDTK, encoded by the coding sequence GTGAGTGACACCCCATTCGGATTCGGCCTTCCGCCGGAGGAGCCGGAGGACGGCGACGAGGGCAAGAAGGACCCGCAGAGCGGCGGTGGTCAGGGACCGGCCAACCCGTTCGGTTTCGGCGGCCTGCCCGGCGCCGGCGGCTTCGGCGCGCCCGGCGCGGACAATCCGCTCGCCGCGATGTTCGGTTCGCTGAACCCCAACGACCTGGGGGCCGCGTTCCAGCAGCTCGGCCAGATGCTCTCCTACGAGGGCGGCCCGGTGAACTGGGACATGGCCAAGCAGATCGCCCGCCAGACGGTCGCCCAGGGCACCTCCGACGGCGTCAAGGACTCCAGCGTCGGTCCGTCCGAGCGCACCGCCGTCCAGGAGGCCGTCCGCCTCGCCGACCTGTGGCTCGACGACGCCACGTCGCTGCCGTCCGGCGCCGCCTCCGCCGTGGCGTGGTCCCGCGCGGAGTGGGTCGAGGCGACCCTGCCCGCCTGGAAGGAGCTCGTCGACCCGGTCGCCGAGCGCGTCGGCGCGGCCATGGGCGACGTCCTGCCGGAGGAGATGCAGGCCATGGCCGGCCCGCTGATCGGCATGATGCGCTCCATGGGCGGCGCGATGTTCGGCTCGCAGATCGGCCAGGCCGTGGGCGTGCTCGCGGGCGAGGTCGTCGGCTCGACCGACATCGGTCTGCCTCTCGGTCCGGCCGGGCGCGCCGCGCTGCTGCCGGTGAACATCGAGGCCTTCGGCAAGGACCTGGGCGTCGGCAAGGACGAGGTGCGGCTCTACCTCGCACTGCGCGAGGCCGCCCACCAGCGCCTCTTCGCCCATGTGCCGTGGCTGCGCTCGCACCTGTTCGGCGCGGTCGAGGGGTACGCACGGGGTATCAAGGTCGACACCGCCAAGCTGGAGGACGTGGTCGGGCAGTTCGACCCGCAGAATCCCGAGCAGCTGCAGGACGCCCTCCAGCAGGGCATGTTCCAGCCGGAGGACACCCCGGCGCAGAAGGCCGCCCTGGCCCGTCTGGAGACGGCTCTGGCGCTCGTCGAGGGCTGGGTGGACGCCGTGGTGCACGCGGCCGCGAAGCCGCGCCTGTCGTCCGCCGACGCGCTGCGTGAGACCCTGCGCCGCCGCCGTGCCACGGGCGGTCCTGCCGAGCAGACGTTCGCGACGCTGATCGGTCTGGAGCTGCGCCCTCGCCGTCTGCGCGACGCCTCCCGCCTGTGGGCCTCGCTGACGGACGCGCGCGGGGTCGACGGCCGGGACGCCCTGTGGGCCCACCCGGACATGCTGCCCACGGCCTCCGACCTGGACGACCCGGACGGCTTCGTGCACCGCGAGCAGATGGACTTCTCCGAGCTCGACAAGATGCTCGGCGAGGCGGCGAGCGGCGGCGGCCTCGGCGACGGGCCGAGCCTGAGGAAGGACGACGACACGGACGGCGGGAACGACTCCAGGGGCGACGACACCAAGTGA
- a CDS encoding NUDIX hydrolase, translating to MSLHDDAVLVLKGYERQEELCQTYLDHLAARPDGVWKACADGHITASALVIDPERGRVLLTLHKKLRMWLQTGGHCEPGDATLAGAALREGTEESGMPGLSLLPGGPVRLDRHLTPCAWHYDVQYAALAPAGAVEAISDESLDLRWFAYDEVGSVADASVVRLLEAARARL from the coding sequence GTGAGCCTGCACGACGACGCGGTCCTCGTCCTGAAGGGGTACGAGCGCCAGGAAGAGCTGTGCCAGACGTACCTGGACCATCTGGCGGCCCGTCCCGACGGTGTGTGGAAGGCGTGCGCGGACGGGCACATCACGGCGAGTGCGCTGGTGATCGACCCGGAGCGCGGTCGGGTGCTGCTCACGCTGCACAAGAAGCTGCGGATGTGGCTGCAGACCGGCGGTCACTGCGAGCCCGGCGACGCGACGCTGGCGGGCGCCGCGCTGCGGGAGGGGACGGAGGAGTCGGGCATGCCGGGGCTGAGCCTGCTGCCCGGCGGTCCGGTGCGCCTGGACCGGCATCTCACGCCCTGCGCCTGGCACTACGACGTCCAGTACGCGGCGCTCGCCCCGGCCGGGGCCGTGGAGGCCATCAGCGACGAGTCCCTCGACCTGCGCTGGTTCGCCTACGACGAGGTGGGGAGCGTGGCCGACGCGTCGGTCGTGCGCCTGCTGGAGGCGGCCCGCGCGCGACTGTGA
- a CDS encoding AIM24 family protein has protein sequence MQSSLFAHNDSQTQDRWSLQNKQMLRVTLEGHDDILARKGTMVAYQGLMEFDAEYQSNQQGRARAHTGEGLSLMRCHGQGTVYLANLAQHIHVMDVEQDGLTVDSSYVLAMDSSLHHEVIAVDSLYGISGSGKYQLNITGRGKVALMTSGAPLMMQVTPDKYVNCDADAIVAWSTGLRVQMQAQTHSSGVWRRRGNTGEGWELSFMGAGYALVQPSELLPPQNAQVGSGLAAQYGMGQQGARGQNQGNVWS, from the coding sequence ATGCAGAGCTCACTTTTCGCGCACAACGACTCGCAGACCCAGGACCGCTGGAGTCTGCAGAACAAGCAGATGCTCCGGGTCACCCTGGAGGGCCACGACGACATCCTCGCCCGCAAGGGCACGATGGTCGCCTACCAGGGCCTGATGGAGTTCGACGCCGAGTACCAGAGCAACCAGCAGGGCCGCGCCCGGGCCCACACGGGCGAGGGCCTGAGCCTGATGCGCTGTCACGGCCAGGGGACGGTGTACCTCGCCAACCTCGCCCAGCACATCCACGTGATGGACGTGGAGCAGGACGGGCTGACCGTGGACAGCAGCTATGTGCTGGCCATGGACTCCTCGCTGCACCATGAGGTCATCGCCGTCGACAGCCTCTACGGCATCTCCGGCTCGGGGAAGTACCAGCTCAACATCACCGGCCGTGGCAAGGTCGCCCTGATGACCTCGGGCGCGCCGCTGATGATGCAGGTCACCCCCGACAAGTACGTCAACTGCGACGCCGACGCCATCGTGGCCTGGTCCACCGGACTGCGGGTGCAGATGCAGGCGCAGACGCACTCCTCCGGCGTGTGGCGCCGGCGTGGCAACACCGGCGAGGGCTGGGAGCTCAGCTTCATGGGCGCCGGCTACGCGCTGGTACAGCCCAGCGAGCTGCTGCCGCCGCAGAACGCCCAGGTCGGGTCGGGCCTCGCCGCGCAGTACGGCATGGGCCAGCAGGGGGCGCGGGGACAGAACCAGGGCAACGTCTGGAGCTGA
- a CDS encoding AIM24 family protein, with amino-acid sequence MNQPLAGYAPAPVTARMENHGNHMLKVAMQTGNDLFARVGSMVAYEGFVQYEPNPPAVRQIARDWMTGEGAPLMKCTGDGLLYLADYGANVVVINLNGDGISVNATNLLAFDAHLTWGVERVKGLAKFAGQGLWNTKISGQGWVALTSRGKPIVVDCGGGEDETYVDPDALVAWSPNLKVKGKRSFKAQSLIGRGSGEAYQMAFSGQGIVVVQPSEDSTDRLRVRG; translated from the coding sequence ATGAACCAGCCGCTCGCGGGCTACGCGCCCGCACCCGTCACCGCCCGCATGGAGAACCACGGCAACCACATGCTGAAGGTCGCCATGCAGACCGGTAACGACCTCTTCGCGCGCGTGGGCTCGATGGTCGCCTACGAGGGTTTCGTCCAGTACGAGCCCAACCCGCCAGCCGTCCGCCAGATCGCCCGCGACTGGATGACCGGCGAGGGCGCGCCCCTGATGAAGTGCACCGGCGACGGTCTGCTCTATCTCGCCGACTACGGGGCGAACGTCGTCGTCATCAACCTCAACGGCGACGGCATCTCCGTCAACGCCACCAACCTGCTCGCCTTCGACGCGCACCTGACCTGGGGCGTCGAGCGCGTCAAGGGGCTCGCGAAGTTCGCCGGTCAGGGGCTGTGGAACACCAAGATCTCCGGGCAGGGCTGGGTCGCGCTGACCTCCCGGGGCAAGCCGATCGTCGTCGACTGCGGCGGCGGCGAGGACGAGACGTACGTCGACCCCGACGCGCTCGTCGCCTGGTCCCCGAACCTCAAGGTGAAGGGCAAGCGCAGCTTCAAGGCGCAGTCGCTCATCGGTCGGGGCAGCGGCGAGGCCTATCAGATGGCCTTCTCCGGCCAGGGCATCGTCGTCGTCCAGCCCAGTGAGGACAGCACCGACCGCCTCCGGGTACGGGGCTGA
- a CDS encoding TerD family protein — protein MPREFQRGHKARISDLTAGTDLYVGVQITAPGLTFDISCFGLDADERLSDDRYFVFFNQPKSPEESIQLLGAQAGDTESFRITLDRIPPQIQKLSFTATLDGAGQMSQINPGYLRIVAGGEEVARYAFNGSEFTSERAVMLGDFYLKDVWRFAAVGQGFDGGLDALLKNFGGEVAEEAPAAPQQPQAGGAAPSFAPPAFGAPPAPAPAPQQPQPAPQGFAPPPGATPPPAPAPAPPVHAAPTIVAPLVPPGGHVPPPAPAPAPYGQPPQPQPYGQGPAPAAPMPPGYGQQPPAPHAPQAPPGYGQPTPPPGYGQQPPFGQVPGQQAYGVPQGVPQGGAGVASALQQFKETPTGQRWTQQNRKMIRVDLGIGGQPVLARQGSMVLYQGKVDFSYKGAGFAGRIVGNATGQEMQLMRCTGQGQVFLAENSTHVHPIELQGDAICVSAENVLAFDESLQYEVRRIEGHGIPGGALFTMQFQGTGTIVVKTHGTPVVLPVTPTTFADCNAVVAWSAASQVVVSSQVRMRRNAYPGDTGESVNLQFRGAPGNFIVVQPYEV, from the coding sequence ATGCCCAGGGAATTCCAACGCGGCCACAAGGCCAGGATCAGTGACCTCACGGCGGGTACCGATCTGTACGTAGGCGTGCAGATCACCGCCCCCGGCCTGACCTTCGACATCAGCTGCTTCGGTCTCGACGCCGACGAGCGTCTCTCGGACGACCGGTACTTCGTCTTCTTCAACCAGCCCAAGTCCCCCGAGGAGTCCATCCAGCTCCTGGGCGCCCAGGCGGGCGACACGGAGTCCTTCCGCATCACCCTCGACCGGATCCCGCCGCAGATCCAGAAGCTGTCCTTCACGGCGACGTTGGACGGCGCCGGGCAGATGTCCCAGATCAACCCCGGCTACCTGCGCATCGTCGCGGGCGGTGAGGAGGTGGCCCGCTACGCGTTCAACGGCTCCGAGTTCACCAGTGAGCGGGCCGTGATGCTGGGCGACTTCTACCTCAAGGACGTATGGCGGTTCGCGGCCGTCGGCCAGGGCTTCGACGGCGGCCTGGACGCGCTGCTGAAGAACTTCGGCGGCGAGGTCGCTGAGGAGGCGCCCGCCGCGCCGCAGCAGCCGCAGGCCGGCGGCGCCGCTCCGAGCTTCGCCCCGCCCGCCTTCGGGGCGCCCCCCGCGCCGGCGCCCGCTCCTCAGCAGCCGCAGCCCGCCCCGCAGGGCTTCGCGCCCCCGCCCGGCGCGACCCCGCCGCCGGCCCCGGCTCCCGCGCCTCCGGTTCACGCAGCGCCGACCATCGTCGCGCCGCTGGTCCCGCCCGGCGGCCACGTCCCGCCGCCCGCCCCCGCCCCGGCTCCCTACGGCCAGCCGCCCCAGCCGCAGCCGTACGGCCAGGGCCCCGCGCCAGCCGCGCCCATGCCTCCCGGCTACGGGCAGCAGCCCCCCGCCCCGCACGCCCCCCAGGCCCCGCCCGGCTACGGACAGCCGACCCCGCCGCCCGGCTACGGTCAGCAGCCCCCCTTCGGGCAGGTCCCGGGCCAGCAGGCCTACGGCGTGCCCCAGGGCGTGCCCCAGGGCGGCGCCGGTGTGGCGTCGGCGCTCCAGCAGTTCAAGGAGACGCCCACGGGGCAGCGCTGGACGCAGCAGAACAGGAAGATGATCCGGGTCGACCTCGGCATCGGCGGCCAGCCCGTCCTCGCCCGCCAGGGCAGCATGGTCCTCTACCAGGGCAAGGTCGACTTCAGCTACAAGGGCGCCGGGTTCGCCGGCCGGATCGTCGGCAACGCCACCGGCCAGGAGATGCAGCTGATGCGCTGCACCGGCCAGGGGCAGGTGTTCCTCGCCGAGAACTCCACCCATGTGCACCCCATCGAGCTCCAGGGCGACGCGATCTGCGTCTCCGCCGAGAACGTCCTCGCCTTCGACGAGAGCCTCCAGTACGAGGTCCGTCGCATCGAGGGGCACGGCATCCCCGGCGGCGCGCTGTTCACCATGCAGTTCCAGGGCACCGGGACGATCGTCGTGAAGACGCACGGCACCCCCGTGGTCCTGCCGGTCACGCCCACCACGTTCGCCGACTGCAACGCCGTCGTCGCCTGGTCGGCGGCATCCCAGGTGGTCGTCTCCAGCCAGGTGCGGATGCGCCGCAACGCCTACCCGGGCGACACCGGAGAGAGCGTCAACCTCCAGTTCCGGGGCGCTCCCGGCAACTTCATCGTCGTCCAGCCGTACGAGGTCTGA
- a CDS encoding M48 metallopeptidase family protein has protein sequence MPADPLHRAGPPQRSTTSPPPSGSGASAIEVRRSARRRRTVSAYREGDRTIVLIPARMSEAEEQRWVSVMLDKLAAQESRRVPGDAELAERAERLSAQCFDGRARPASVRWVTNQNTRWGSCTPAEGSIRLSHRLKGMPEYVIDYVLAHELAHLLVPGHGPDFWRLLEAYPRTERARGYLEGVVAAERLPHSPDPNGE, from the coding sequence GTGCCCGCCGACCCCCTGCACCGCGCCGGACCACCACAGCGCAGCACGACGAGCCCGCCGCCGAGCGGCTCGGGGGCGAGCGCGATCGAGGTCCGCAGAAGCGCCCGGCGACGTCGGACGGTCTCCGCGTACCGCGAGGGCGATCGCACCATCGTGCTCATCCCTGCCCGGATGTCCGAGGCCGAGGAGCAACGCTGGGTGAGCGTCATGCTCGACAAGCTCGCCGCGCAGGAAAGCCGGCGCGTGCCCGGCGACGCCGAACTCGCCGAACGCGCCGAGCGCCTGTCGGCCCAGTGCTTCGACGGCCGGGCCCGGCCCGCCTCGGTGCGCTGGGTGACCAACCAGAACACCCGCTGGGGCTCGTGCACCCCCGCCGAGGGCAGCATCCGGCTGTCGCACCGTCTGAAGGGCATGCCCGAGTACGTCATCGACTACGTCCTCGCCCACGAACTCGCGCATCTGCTCGTGCCGGGCCACGGCCCCGACTTCTGGCGGCTGCTGGAGGCCTACCCGCGCACCGAGCGCGCCCGGGGCTACCTCGAGGGCGTCGTCGCGGCCGAACGCCTTCCCCACTCGCCGGACCCGAACGGGGAGTGA
- a CDS encoding TOMM precursor leader peptide-binding protein translates to MHPTVKPALRRGWRDLNTVQFGMTPAHALTLGPVDTATGSFLDLLDGTRGLPLLREEGRRMDLPDGHVDRLVERLARAGLLDDAHGGGPEASALRERKEVMDRLRPDLAALSLVTSQPGDAVERLAARRGMRVQVRGAGRVGTALAALLSGAGVGEVDVRDGGKVEPGDVTPGGLPAEAVGERRDEAAGRVVRRAAPGRPRRRSRSSPAEDTPGFSLVVLAPRDDVSVHAPAPSAAEPLIASGTPHLYAGVVEGTGVVGPLVLPGETGCAGCLHQERADRDPAWPRLVAQWHSGHRRTARACDLTLATTVAGLAAAHALTFLDGRDPSSVGARWEVSVPALQWHTRPVLPHCACPCGAAEKGKREHTSEEGGPHATMGEQRHSTELRGTTDTARLAGTWRAHV, encoded by the coding sequence ATGCATCCGACGGTGAAACCCGCGCTGCGGCGCGGCTGGCGCGACCTCAACACGGTGCAGTTCGGCATGACGCCGGCGCACGCACTGACACTCGGCCCGGTGGACACGGCCACGGGCAGCTTCCTCGACCTGCTGGACGGCACCCGCGGGCTCCCCCTGCTGCGGGAGGAGGGCCGCCGGATGGATCTGCCCGACGGCCATGTCGACCGGCTGGTGGAGCGGCTGGCCCGGGCGGGACTGCTCGACGACGCCCACGGCGGCGGGCCGGAGGCCTCCGCTCTGCGGGAGAGGAAGGAGGTCATGGACCGGCTGCGTCCCGATCTCGCCGCGCTGTCCCTCGTCACCTCGCAGCCGGGAGACGCTGTCGAGCGCCTGGCCGCCCGACGCGGGATGCGCGTGCAGGTGCGCGGCGCGGGCCGCGTGGGCACAGCGCTGGCGGCGCTGCTGTCGGGCGCGGGAGTCGGCGAGGTGGACGTGCGTGACGGCGGAAAGGTGGAGCCGGGGGACGTCACGCCGGGCGGCCTGCCCGCCGAGGCGGTCGGCGAGCGCCGGGACGAGGCGGCCGGCCGCGTCGTGCGCCGGGCCGCCCCCGGCCGCCCGCGCCGAAGGAGCAGGAGTTCACCCGCCGAGGACACCCCGGGCTTCTCACTGGTGGTCCTCGCCCCGCGGGACGACGTGTCCGTGCACGCGCCCGCCCCTTCCGCGGCGGAACCCCTGATCGCCTCGGGCACCCCGCATCTGTACGCCGGCGTCGTCGAGGGCACGGGCGTCGTGGGCCCGCTCGTCCTGCCGGGAGAGACGGGCTGCGCGGGCTGTCTGCACCAGGAGCGCGCCGACCGGGACCCGGCCTGGCCGCGGCTGGTCGCCCAGTGGCACTCCGGCCACCGGCGCACGGCGCGCGCCTGTGACCTGACGCTGGCCACGACCGTGGCCGGGCTGGCCGCCGCCCACGCCCTCACCTTCCTCGACGGCCGCGATCCGTCGAGCGTGGGCGCCCGGTGGGAGGTCTCCGTACCCGCGCTCCAGTGGCACACACGGCCGGTGCTGCCACACTGTGCCTGCCCGTGCGGGGCCGCGGAGAAAGGTAAGCGGGAACACACCTCCGAGGAGGGGGGTCCGCACGCGACAATGGGAGAGCAACGGCATTCGACGGAGTTACGCGGTACGACGGACACCGCGCGGCTGGCTGGGACCTGGAGGGCGCATGTCTGA
- a CDS encoding ABC1 kinase family protein, giving the protein MSDLPRKAVTRTAKLAALPLGFAGRATWGLGKRIVGESAEIVGRELQQRTAEQLFKVLGELKGGAMKFGQALSVFESALPEEVAGPYRAALTKLQDAAPPMPTRTVHAVLTKHLGEDWAGLFLEFDDKPAAAASIGQVHRGVWHDGREVAVKVQYPGAGEALLSDLNQLSRFARLLGPLIPGMDVKPLIAELRDRVSEELDYGLEAQAQQAHAEEFAGDPDVVVPAVVHQCDQILVTEWIDGVPLSEVISEGTQEQRDRAGQLLSRFLFSGPARTGLLHADPHPGNFRLLPGGPEGEDDWRLGVLDFGTVDRLAGGLPDPIGESLRMTLDGDAEAVYELLRAEGFVKDSIELDPDAVLDYLLPIIEPARAEEFTFTRGWMRSQAARIADPRSPAHQLGKQLNLPPAYLLIHRVTLSTIGVLCQLGATVRLRDELEDWLPGFLPEDELEASETPDSLEAEDPLEEDAVAEA; this is encoded by the coding sequence ATGTCTGATCTTCCCCGGAAGGCGGTCACCCGGACCGCCAAGCTCGCCGCGCTCCCGCTCGGTTTCGCCGGGCGGGCCACCTGGGGTCTGGGCAAGCGGATCGTGGGCGAGTCCGCGGAGATCGTCGGCCGCGAGCTGCAACAGCGCACCGCGGAGCAGCTCTTCAAGGTGCTGGGCGAGCTGAAGGGCGGTGCGATGAAGTTCGGACAGGCCCTGTCCGTCTTCGAGTCGGCCCTGCCCGAGGAGGTGGCCGGCCCGTACCGCGCGGCCCTCACCAAGCTCCAGGACGCGGCGCCGCCGATGCCGACCCGCACCGTGCACGCCGTGCTCACGAAGCACCTCGGCGAGGACTGGGCCGGGCTCTTCCTGGAGTTCGACGACAAGCCCGCCGCGGCCGCCTCGATCGGTCAGGTGCACCGAGGGGTCTGGCACGACGGCCGGGAGGTCGCGGTCAAGGTCCAGTACCCCGGGGCCGGCGAGGCCCTGCTGTCCGACCTGAACCAACTCAGCCGCTTCGCCCGTCTGTTGGGCCCGCTCATCCCGGGCATGGACGTGAAGCCGCTGATCGCCGAGTTGCGCGACCGGGTCTCGGAGGAACTGGACTACGGCCTGGAGGCGCAGGCCCAGCAGGCCCACGCGGAGGAGTTCGCCGGGGACCCCGACGTGGTGGTGCCGGCGGTGGTCCACCAGTGCGATCAGATCCTGGTCACCGAGTGGATCGACGGCGTTCCCCTCTCCGAGGTGATCTCCGAGGGCACCCAGGAGCAGCGCGACCGCGCCGGCCAGCTGCTGTCCCGCTTCCTCTTCTCCGGCCCGGCGCGCACCGGCCTGCTGCACGCCGACCCGCACCCCGGCAACTTCCGTCTCCTGCCCGGCGGGCCAGAGGGCGAGGACGACTGGCGGCTGGGCGTGCTGGACTTCGGCACGGTGGACCGGCTCGCGGGCGGCCTGCCGGACCCGATCGGCGAGTCCCTGCGCATGACCCTGGACGGCGATGCGGAGGCGGTCTACGAACTCCTCCGCGCGGAGGGCTTCGTCAAGGACTCCATCGAGCTCGATCCCGACGCGGTCCTCGATTACCTCCTGCCGATCATCGAACCGGCCCGCGCGGAGGAGTTCACCTTCACCCGCGGCTGGATGCGCAGCCAGGCGGCCCGGATAGCCGACCCGCGCTCTCCCGCCCATCAGCTGGGCAAACAGCTCAACCTGCCGCCGGCGTACCTGCTGATCCACCGGGTGACGCTCAGTACGATCGGCGTGCTGTGCCAGCTCGGCGCGACGGTACGGCTACGGGACGAACTGGAGGACTGGCTGCCCGGGTTCCTCCCGGAGGACGAGCTGGAGGCCTCGGAAACCCCGGACTCCCTGGAAGCGGAGGACCCTCTGGAGGAGGACGCGGTCGCGGAGGCGTGA
- a CDS encoding WhiB family transcriptional regulator, with amino-acid sequence MQLEAHAPSVPPSETIPPPGLTEDSTLTPLTALTALDDAIENLGVPVPCRSYDPEVFFAETPADVEYAKSLCRTCPLVEACLAGAKERREPWGVWGGELFVQGVVVARKRPRGRPRKNPVTA; translated from the coding sequence GTGCAACTCGAAGCGCACGCCCCGTCCGTACCGCCTTCCGAAACGATCCCCCCGCCCGGCCTCACGGAGGACTCCACCTTGACCCCGCTCACGGCGCTCACCGCGCTCGACGACGCCATCGAGAACCTCGGCGTGCCCGTCCCCTGCCGTTCCTACGACCCGGAGGTCTTCTTCGCCGAGACCCCGGCGGACGTGGAGTACGCCAAGTCCCTCTGCCGTACCTGCCCGCTGGTGGAGGCCTGCCTCGCCGGCGCGAAGGAGCGGCGCGAGCCCTGGGGCGTCTGGGGTGGCGAGCTGTTCGTGCAGGGTGTCGTCGTCGCCCGCAAGCGGCCGCGTGGTCGCCCGCGCAAGAACCCGGTCACGGCATGA